cccctcccaccccatctcatgtaacctggagaggtgagggcgcctcccctagggcagccacctcTCCCGGCTTGGGggaaagtttcctaggggtgggggcgcccaaacccatctagggtttcccctgtggccgccgcccctaccctagggaaaccctagggagcctcctcctcccccccttccccctatatatagtgagggagagagagggcagccgcaccctcccctggcgcaaccctctccctcTCCTACACCTTCccctcctccgtagcgcttggcgaagacCTGCCGAAGAACcatgagctccatcaccaccatgccgtcgtgctgccggagttctccctcaacttatcctctccccttgctggatcaagaaggaggagacgtccccgggctgtacgtgtgttgaacgcggaggcgccgttgttcagcgcttagatcggaatcgaccgtgatctgaatcgctgcgtgtacgaatccaccaaccacgttcttgtaacgcttccgcttagcgatcttcaagggtatgaagatgcactccctctctctctcgttgctagtatctcctagattgatcttggtgacacgtaggaaattattgctacgttccccaatagttccATGAATATAATGGTGTCACCAGCATATTATAAGATGGAAACCCCACCATCCACCAAATGTGGAATAAGACCACCTACTTGGCCATCCTCTTTCGCTCTATTAATGAAAACGGCCAACCTATCAACGACAACATTAAAATGGATCGGGGCAATCGGGTCTCACTGTGTCAGTCCTTTTTGCGTCTAGAAGAAATGACCGATATCTTCATTAACCTTAATCCCAATGTTGCCTTCCTATACAAATGATTCGACCTGCTTCCTCCTAGCTTGATCAAACCCTTCCATACGCAAGGCTTGCTGTAAAAATGGCCATTTCACTTTGAAAACCACTCCGTCGAGTTTCTTCGAATGCATTTCCTCCAAGGTTCATGCAGTACGACCACTCCCTCAAGAATGTGTCGTCCCGACATAAAGGCAGTTTGGGTTGGTTGAACAACTGAATGAGCAATCTGTGGCAGGCGTCACACTTTAGTATAAATCTTGAAGCTTACATTCTCCAAACAAATCCGTCTGAATTGCTCAATGCGAGTCGCTTCATCCTTCTTTGGTAACAAAGTAATTGTTCCAAACATCAATTTAAATAATTGTAAATGGCCATCAAACAAATCATGGAACATAGGCATCAGGTCTCCTTTAATAATATCCCGACACTTCTTATAAAATTATATAGGGAAGCCATCCGGACCAGgtgctttgttatttttcatcTGTGAAATAGCCTAGCGGTATCAAAATTTGTCTCGCGGGGCACTCACCTGCCAAGTCCTACCGCCCGCTCGTTTTGCCTCGCGATTTATGCAGTAGTTCAATCCCGTACAAGGAAACGGTAAAAAGGTAAATCCCTCGAAAGAATTTATTTTTCAACGATGAAACTTGTGATTCTTGCATCTAAAATTATCAAGTTTCAACCAGTTTCAGAGATATAAtttaaaacaatttttttgatcTGTCGTAGACACAAGATAATTGATTTTATTGGGATTTAAAATTTTGTTTAAGAGATTTTCTTTTAAAGTCATCCAAACATATTCAAAATGGATCTGATTAATTTGGAAGATGTGGTCGTTTAATAAAATATATTAATGTTTGAAAATCGGAAGCCATAATAAAAAGCGGGCGCCCGGGGCATGTGTGCCCCCGCACTTGCGTGCCATAAATCTTCTCCCCTCTATGTATTACTCCCTGCATCccgtaatataagagtgtttttgacactgcACTAGTGTAAAaagcgctcttatattatgagacggagggagtaccatttatCTATGCATAATTTGTGCCACGTACCTAAAGGACAAAACTGGCTTAGCGGTGCTCTTATATCATGGATGAGAAAATTTCACAACAACGACCACACGCGCAGCTTAATCGGAGGTTTTCTGTGGGCTTGACTTGCATATGTAATTAACTGAACACTTTGCAAAAAGCACCGGAAATCAGCAGGCTACAGCAATCTCCAAGTCAAATATGCTATTAAGCATAGTGGCAGAAGGCAAAATAGGCAAACTCCCATGGGAGCATGTAAACATCCATGTATTTGTAATCAATACGATGATGAATGAAATACAGAGTTCACATAATTATTTCTGTGTTTGTCATTGTATTTTGTTTTCAAAACACATTGCACATGTGCATGTGAGTTTTCGAATGAATCACACATTCCAGGATCATAttagttatagcatagaatataaactcttaatatGAACAtacaaatataataaaaaaaatatcattgcctctagtgcatattttcAACACCCAAAGCTTCTAGGGCCTTTTATCATtcagaaaaaatcgtcaaaaagtttcatcgtgtttggattACCGTAGTTATGGATTTTCTGAAAAACCAAAAGCGTGCAAAAACACctaaactgacactgggcactaaattaatatgttagtccataaaaataatataaaagtcatATAAAACATaaaaagtgataatataatagcatttagcaataaaaaattatagataggttggagacgtatcatgtttcCATGATAGCAATCTAGATATATTTTCTTATAGAAGTTTAAGTACATGCTTTCTACTACCTCTTATGAGCTTACAATGCCTATCTACTTTATCTCAACCCAAATCCTTTTAATTTTGACCAAGTTATGGAGAAGATACTACTCACAGTTTGTTAGTGGGTGAGCTAGTTACTGCATCTGTTTCAAAATAGAACCATCTAGAAAGCATATATTtaaaccttaataacttttaaatAACTCTATAAAAGGTTCTCATAAATGCGCTTCTAAATGCCTAGTTGGATATGCATCCAGTTGATTAACTTTTAAATAACCCTACAAAAGGTTCTCATAAATGCACTTCTAAATGCTTAGTTGGATAAGAATGCAATTAATATTTGCCTCTTACAACTATGTCTATTTAACCATCCCTATCTCGCTTGTTTTTCATCCACTCAATCACATCATTGATTCACCAAAGTCCCATATAACTATCTCAATATCTAAAATCCCATTAAGCAATCCAATAGCCATGAGGACATCGAGCTTCCTTCTCATCGTTGCTGCCGCATTCCTCTACGCCATCGCCTCACCCACCACGGGCTGTGGGGAATGGATGGGCAACCAATTGCGGAACACAACAATAGAGAATGGATTGGAACCAATCAGAAATATCAACGACCAACGCATCCAGGTGCTCGGCAATTGGGCGGTGTTGGAGTTCGGAAAGTACACAAATTGTGTGCTCAAGTTCAACAAGGTGGTGAGTGGCAGACAACAACATGCATTTTTATTGTACTACGAACTCATCATCGATGCATCGGACGTCCGCGGGGTAGACGGCAAGTACAAGGCAAGGGTGCTCGTGCAAGAGGGGGTTCACAGACCCCATCTCCTCTCCTTTGCCAAGGTGAACTAGGCGGGTGGCAGTAACAACAATAGTTATAATTGTGATGTTGCAAATGTGTTTGCTGGGTTTCTAATCGAATAATAAATATTCCTGTTGCATTGCCATGCATTTTGGAACATATCAAATTGCATTAAAAAAATCTGCAACTTGACTATGATAAGACCAGATGTTCTTTTTACAGGACAACATGATTAAGCTTTCCCATATAAATTTGCAGGTAGCATTTGCGTGCGACAATGAACACATCTGTTATCTTTTCTTTTTGAATGACCATGACAAAATAGATTTTTGGCGTGCAGGAGCATATACTCCCTGAGCCAAAAGCAATACCTGTGAAAGatgatcttatattgtgggacggagggagtataactttAGCGCTATTAGTTGCAAAAAAGTAACAAGTCTGATTAGTTGTTGGATCGCCAGCATACTGGAATAACAAAAAGGTACCATTCGCAGATCAATACCGCATACTATATGTCATCACCCATGGCGCACCTAGGCCAAATCACCATCGACCAATGCAGAGATAACTTTATCCCAGGCTTTATACCTAGCTAAATAGGAGATCACGTGGGGAGAGGAACGCCAATCTGAACAGACGGCGCGGAAGCGACCGTAGTCTAGCAGGTCGTCTAGGTCTCCGGTCAAGCACCCGCCATCCGACAAGGCGCACCCAATCTTCGTGCAGGGTTGCCTATGGAGGAGTGTGGTCGGAGCTAGTTGTGGCGAAGGGCTCTCGCGACTCGCCAACGACAGCATTGATTGTATCTGATGCAAATATTTTAGATCGATCTgggtttttctctctctttgattttgaGAAGGCTAGATCGATCTGGTTATTACACTTGCGTAAGGAACTTGCGTCCTCGGGGGATCAGTGAATCAAGTGGAATCAACTCGGCCACGAGCCCACCACTCGAACTGTCCCTGGTCCCTGCGTAACCAttaatttggggggggggggggggggggggggagtggggcaTGGTCTGATTAAAATTTTGTCACACATCAATTTGTGTTttctaaaatgaaaaaaaaaacactcCTATGATaaggtgtggctaggtctcagtcgactaagacttaATCAAGTGTCAGTCCAGTGACAtggtatataaaaaaagaaaaaaaaaagaaaataagaaagatTTTTTTGTATGAATCTCCATGCAAGATCAAAGGAATATAGTATTGACTGAGACATAATGGAGTCTGAGTCGACCGAGACTCAGCAAAACCATCTGTGGTAAGTATGATTTTAAAAATTGGTATTTTTTTTTTCCAGATGAACAGGGACGCAACCTCCCCGGCTCCATTTCTCATTGAAAAACGAAACCAGCAATGATACAAGATCTCAGCCTAAGGCTGCCAAGAATTACAAAGAGATTAAAGACTGAAAAAGCAAAAGCTAGGATCTACATAGTGGTGCTCAAACAGACTAATTTCCACCAAACACAGCGAGGTGTGTTGCACGCAGGCAAGCAAAAGGATTACAGAGCAATAGTTCATCCCAAAAGACATGGGTGCAAGACCACCTAGAAGAGTCGGGCTTGTGAACGCCAGCTATAGATTATTCGACTATTGTTGGGTATATATAAGAAGAATCAGGGTATTACAATTCCAATTTAATTGGCTCCATGCATATTTCCACCCATGGTCCAGACATGGGTGCAAGACCACCTAGAAGAGTCGGGCTTGTGAACAAAGGATATACACCTGCGTATATATAAGAAGAACCAGGGTATTAGAGTTCAAATTTAACTTGCTCCATGCATATTGCCACCCATGGTTCACCTAGCCTAGATATGCCTTGCATTATTGTTGGCAATGAAATGGTTATTATTGGAACTGGCTGAACTGGTTTTTCTACCACCTGTGTTCCTCCATGCATATATAGGAGGGGAATCATTAACACGCCAACTAAGTTGTCTGAACTACGACTCAAAAAAATTTGTGTGAACTAAATAAGTTTGGGCGGGTGCAAAAAGTAGCTCACCACTTAGAAACACAGCGACAGATATTGCACATATGGTCAATGAGGCTACAAGTACAGCACTCCATGCTACAACCATATTCTTCACATCCCCCAACTCTTGATGACCAGGTATCGCTGCTGAGGTGGTATTGCAAAATATATTTAGCAAAGATGCGATCTCCAAACACAATGGTATCACCCGTGATGGCAGGCACCGCCGAGAAACTAAAACTCGGGTTCCTTTCAGTATCAATCAAAAGAGCATTTTCTCCTATGCTTTTTACTGGGACAAACTTTTCTTGGGCAAGATCCACTAATCTGTAAATGTGCATCGACTGTGTAGCTTCTATATTGCCAAGCACCAGGATCTCGGAGTCGCATTCAACCAGCTCTGGCGCGGGGAACTTATCCGCCGGACATGTGGCAACCAACTTGGGTGACAACGAGGAAGAGGAAGGTAAACCCGATGTCGTTGAATGCTCTTGCCAAGGTGGGTCGATCCGGAAAATATTTAGTTCCGAGCTAGATCTCTGCTCCTGCAACATGTAAAGTTTTCCTTTGAATGATAATGGGCTCGCATGTGGGTGGAAGGGTAAGGCAGATAAACTCCACCGCTTGTGCCTTGTGCTAGCAAGGAGTATGAACGGTGTATTCTGGAACGCGATCATGACCCAGACGACTCCATCCGGACTCGTGCTCACAGCCGCAAACGCAttggccggtaacgagattggtCGCAAGATTTCTGGGAGAGTTATGTCTACTGGGAGAGTTATGTTTTCCGGGAGTTCCACAACGTCCCCAGTGAAAGGGTGGAGGAGGCATACACTGTCGCCGTATTGCCGCCCTGGCACGATGACGAACAGGCCCTCGGCTGGGCAGAGGACGAAGTGGTCTCTGAGAAGCGGAAGTCGAGGGCGGACGAAAGCTCCACTGGACAGGTTGAAGAAACGTTTTTTGCTGCGTTCCCGGGGATGGAGCCCGTGCCCTTCGGGCAGCATCATCCAGCGGCGCGGGTGGAACCGCGGATCGACTATTCCACGGCCGCGCGGGCAGACTGTGCTGGACCGCCAGTACCGGCAAACGGCACGGAAGCGGACGTAGTCGAGCAGGTCCCTGGCGAGCACCCGCCATCCGACAACGCGGACCAGATCCCCGTGCAGGGTCGTCCACGGCGAGACGTCGCCGGAGCTGGCGGTGGTAATGGCCGGTGGGCCATTGCGAAGCGAGGAGGAAGACATCGATCGATCTCGAACCCCGATCGATTTCGTAGTTTTCTGTTTTACCCTAGCGTAGCCTACGGGTACCAACGCTCGTACGAGTATCTTCAACAAATTAGCCTGCCTGGGCCTGGCCGGTTTGTTTTTTAACATAAGGCCTGGCCTCGGGATGGTTGAGTTGGGCTTTTGTTCCGATGTCTATTTGCTCACGGGTCTAGAAATATTGGATCCAAAATTCTCCTAAAAAATGTTACGCTAAAAAAAGTTAAGCTTTGTTTGCAAGGAAAGAGTTTTATTCCATAAGAATAGGGTTACAATCGAGAGGCAAAAGTTTGTCCATCAACCAGGCAAAGAACAAGGGGATCCGCAAGAAGAGGAACTCGATGGCGACTCCAGTAGAAAGGTTGAAAAAATGTTTCTTGCCGGCAGGGTGAAGGCCATGGCCCTCAGGCAGCATCATCCACCGCCTGGGATGAAACCATGGATCAGTGATGTCACGGCCGCGTGGAGAGGTCGTAGCTGAATGCTAGGCAGAGCAAACGGCGCCGAACCGGACGTAGTCGAGGAGGTCTCTTGAAACACCCTCCAGCCCACAAGGCGGGCCAAATCTGCAAGGACAGAAGCCCAAGGGGACTCGTCCTCTGGTCTACCGGCAGCGGAGGAAGCATTAGCATGAGGGCACTCGCAATTAGCCACCGCCGACATCGTTGTATTGATCGCAAAATCAATCTGGATGGACGTCGCCAACATGTCCTCTTTCAATGGATTCCTCCGTTTGAGACTCTGCCCTCAAGGAATTAGGTCCAGTGACTAGATGATAATCCTCATGTGTCCTCAAAAACGTTTTGTTTGTTATAAAAGAACATTACGGCctatcctttgctataaaaaggattgagcTACGTTGCTGCACCtttgctactattgttacttgttgcttgttacgaATTATGTtgctacaaaactatctatcactgtTACCTACAGCATTTGCAGAGAATacattgctgaaaaccgcttgtcatttccttctgctactcgttgggttcgacactcttacttatcaaaaggactacgattgatccctatacttgtgggtcatcagttactTTGTTGAAGCATTCTTGGCGACCTAGTTTATCAATGGGGGTACACTGATATAGATGCGAGTATATATGTGTGTCAGCGAGGAAGCACAAGCTAGATAAAGCGTTGTGTCCCTATAGTTTTCATCAAGCAATCGTGAATCACACCATTTCAACTTAATTTGTTCCGAGGCAAAAACACATAGAATAGAACTCTGTTTCCGGACAAAAACAGAGTAGAATTCATTCAGGTGTTGAAATGATCAGGTCGTCAAATACTGAAATCTTGCAACGGGGGGTCGCTGGATCGGGAATGGCATTGAGTAATCCACCAGGATCTATCCTCGACCATTCTACATGGATCCCTTTGCATACAACTATTTCATGATATACTCTGCTTTATTATTACGACCAATCCCAGTTTAGTTTTTCCTGCTACAATGCAGGTTCATTTAGCTAGCTAGCTTTGGCAGACCACTGGATTGATTACCAGGCTAGCTAGATGGCTCTTGATGTATGTACGTATTTGGAGTAGAAATTACTCCTCCGGCTCCTGCCTGCAAAAGGGAAATGCCTACATAGATCAGTCGGGATCGGGATATACAGAGATCTTCAGGTTAATACTAAGAGAATTAGTTAATTCATAGGAGCAGATTCATGTGTCATTCATTTCACTAACTGTTTCCAAGGAGCATTATAAAAAAACAGTTTCCAAGGTAATTAAGCATGTGTAGGCGATTAATCAAGGAGATCTTATCAATTTAGAGGCTCATAAACAATGGATTCGTGCGTGTGATGCATGCTTGTGCTTACTCATCAGGTTGGGTGTACTTGGCAATGGCGGCGGTGATCCTGTCCTTGTCCCTGGTGGCGAAGGACTCCACCAGGACCCCGGCCTTGTAGAAATGGAAGAGCGGCACCACCTTGATGCGCAGCCGGTCCGCCACCTCCGACTGCTCGTCGTACTCGTCAATCACCTGCAAACTTCTCTTTCAGATGCCAATAATTCTTTGACTAATCAAGATTTGCTGGTGTAAGGAAGGACGGAGGGAAGAACGGACGTTGTGCTTGAGGAAGATGACGGGGGAGCCGTGGTCGCCGGAGCCCTTGCAGAGCTTCATGAAGCCCTGCTCGATGTACTTGCAGCTGCCGCAGGACGGCCGGAAGAAGTCCACCACCACCAGCGCGCCCGTCGCCCTCGACCGCTCCAGGAACCGGCTGAACTCCTCGTCCGTCTTGAACTCCGTCACGCACTCCACCGGGCAggactcgtcctcctcctcctcctcccccacgGGGGGAAGCCCCGGCAGCGACCCGTTGGTGCTCGCCGCGCCCTCCTCCTTGCTCTCCGACGACGACGATACGGAGacgcggatccggcggcggcggatacgGAGCGGGGCTGTTGGGAAGGGgagggtggtggtggcggtggcgcgggGCGGAAGGCAGCggccggaggtggtggtggtggggagggggaggaaggagcCGATCATGGCTGCATTCTCGTGGATTTGTGGTGGCTGCTGTCTTGAGGTGGTGTTGTGGATATTGCGTGggattcttttttcttcttctttttttacgaAAAAGTCATCTACGTTTGTGGCTGGGATTGATTTGGTCCTTGATATTTTCCCCTTTTTTTTGCATGGATATTTTTGCCTTGTACTGTACTCCTCCATCCGGAATTATtggtcgtagaaatggatgtatctagacgtatttttagttttagatacatccatttctatctattttgcgacaagtaattctgGATGGGGAAGtactagtttaaaaaaaataaaaaacgttTTAAAGAATCAAGTCTAAAATTCAATTCTGGTACTAATCGGTATCACACTTCACATCAACAATTTAAATGCCATGCAAAAATCACACACAATTAAATGGCGGGCTCGCTGTTTACGGCTCATGGCTTGCGCTTGGGAGGAAAAACCCTATgtgatgctctctctctctctctgtcaagtATTACTGATTCGCACAGGTATGGTCGACATATTGAGCAATTGGGCTGATCCATTTTAGCGGTGTGCATAGCTTCGTTCTGGTTTTTATCGGTTTGGGAATCTTCTAG
The window above is part of the Triticum aestivum cultivar Chinese Spring chromosome 2A, IWGSC CS RefSeq v2.1, whole genome shotgun sequence genome. Proteins encoded here:
- the LOC123186682 gene encoding cysteine proteinase inhibitor 8-like, translated to MRTSSFLLIVAAAFLYAIASPTTGCGEWMGNQLRNTTIENGLEPIRNINDQRIQVLGNWAVLEFGKYTNCVLKFNKVVSGRQQHAFLLYYELIIDASDVRGVDGKYKARVLVQEGVHRPHLLSFAKVN
- the LOC123191151 gene encoding thioredoxin-like 4, chloroplastic is translated as MIGSFLPLPTTTTSGRCLPPRATATTTLPFPTAPLRIRRRRIRVSVSSSSESKEEGAASTNGSLPGLPPVGEEEEEDESCPVECVTEFKTDEEFSRFLERSRATGALVVVDFFRPSCGSCKYIEQGFMKLCKGSGDHGSPVIFLKHNVIDEYDEQSEVADRLRIKVVPLFHFYKAGVLVESFATRDKDRITAAIAKYTQPDEQEPEE